The following coding sequences lie in one Streptomyces venezuelae genomic window:
- a CDS encoding FecCD family ABC transporter permease, producing MTEATSAAPPAGRAARSPGTSRQNHDQQPPGRGRLLTTLTALSVTLVVSVLAGIALGPTVVPLGDVVHFLTAALTGGTIDADDASGYAIVWHVRTPRVLLAAVVGAGLSVVGVAIQALVRNALADPFVLGISSGASVGATAVVVFGIFAGLGVYALSAAAFLGALGATVLVYLAARGPLGLTPLRLVLTGVALAYGFQALMSVLVFLAPNGQAARTVLFWLLGSLGSATWESLPLVTAAVLVAVVVLLRHSRSLDVLSLGDETAASLGVDADALRRGLFVLTAAVTGLIVAVSGAIGFVGLVLPHVVRIWVGSTHRRVLAVAPLAGACFMVWVDLVARTAFAPEELPLGVITALIGVPVFVVLMRRRGYLFGGR from the coding sequence ATGACCGAGGCGACATCCGCGGCACCGCCCGCGGGCCGCGCCGCCCGCTCGCCGGGCACATCACGTCAGAACCACGACCAGCAACCCCCGGGCCGCGGGCGGCTGTTGACCACACTGACCGCACTCTCCGTGACACTGGTGGTCTCCGTCCTGGCCGGTATCGCGCTGGGACCGACCGTCGTACCGCTCGGTGACGTCGTGCACTTCCTCACCGCCGCCCTCACGGGAGGCACCATCGACGCGGACGACGCGTCGGGGTACGCCATCGTCTGGCACGTGCGCACGCCCCGGGTCCTGCTGGCCGCGGTCGTGGGAGCCGGACTGTCCGTCGTGGGCGTCGCCATCCAGGCGCTGGTGCGCAACGCCCTCGCGGACCCGTTCGTGCTCGGCATCTCGTCCGGCGCCTCGGTGGGCGCCACCGCCGTCGTCGTGTTCGGGATCTTCGCGGGACTCGGGGTGTACGCCCTCTCCGCCGCCGCCTTCCTCGGCGCTCTCGGCGCGACCGTACTGGTGTATCTGGCCGCGCGCGGACCGCTCGGCCTCACGCCGCTGCGGCTGGTGCTGACCGGCGTGGCGCTGGCGTACGGCTTCCAGGCGCTCATGAGCGTGCTGGTGTTCCTCGCACCGAACGGGCAGGCCGCGCGGACCGTGCTGTTCTGGCTGCTCGGCAGCCTCGGCTCCGCGACCTGGGAGTCCCTGCCGCTCGTGACGGCGGCGGTCCTCGTCGCGGTCGTCGTACTGCTTCGGCACAGCCGGTCGCTCGACGTCCTGTCGCTCGGCGACGAGACCGCGGCCAGCCTCGGCGTGGACGCGGACGCGCTGCGCCGCGGCCTGTTCGTGCTCACCGCGGCCGTCACCGGGCTCATCGTCGCGGTCAGCGGCGCGATCGGCTTCGTCGGTCTCGTCCTGCCGCACGTGGTGCGGATCTGGGTCGGCTCCACGCACCGGCGCGTCCTCGCCGTCGCGCCACTGGCCGGCGCCTGCTTCATGGTGTGGGTCGATCTCGTGGCCCGCACCGCCTTCGCCCCCGAGGAGCTGCCGCTCGGGGTGATCACCGCGCTGATCGGCGTACCGGTGTTCGTCGTCCTGATGCGCCGCCGCGGCTATCTCTTCGGAGGCCGGTAG
- a CDS encoding ABC transporter ATP-binding protein: protein MVLSLRDLTVEAAGRALVDRLSLDVPAGSIVGLVGPNGSGKSTALRCVYRALKPTSGVVLLDGTDLTSLKLRDSARSVAALTQESHTELDFTVEEVVALGRAPHAQGNHPLTARERELCGEAMDRLDVAHLADRSVLSLSGGERQRVLVARALAQEPRLLVLDEPTNHLDVRHQVELLSFLRGSALTVLTALHDLNLAAQVCDRIAVLGAGCLVAAGDPAEVLTPELVRKVFGVDAVVVPHPRTGLPQLLYDLAPPPPLPGIPADIPAPASPSPEGPHS, encoded by the coding sequence ATGGTCCTCTCCCTCCGCGACCTGACCGTCGAGGCGGCCGGACGCGCCCTCGTCGACCGGCTCAGCCTCGATGTGCCCGCCGGTTCGATCGTCGGACTCGTCGGCCCCAACGGCAGCGGCAAGTCCACCGCACTGCGGTGCGTCTACCGCGCGCTGAAGCCGACATCCGGGGTCGTGCTGCTCGACGGCACCGACCTGACGTCGCTGAAACTGCGCGACAGTGCCCGGTCCGTCGCCGCGCTGACCCAGGAGAGCCACACCGAACTCGACTTCACCGTCGAGGAAGTGGTCGCCCTCGGCCGAGCCCCGCACGCACAGGGCAACCACCCCCTGACCGCCCGCGAACGGGAGCTGTGCGGCGAGGCGATGGACCGGCTCGACGTCGCCCACCTCGCCGACCGCAGCGTCCTGAGCCTCTCCGGCGGCGAGCGCCAGCGCGTCCTCGTGGCGCGCGCCCTCGCGCAGGAGCCCCGCCTCCTGGTCCTCGACGAGCCCACCAACCACCTCGACGTACGCCACCAGGTAGAACTCCTGTCCTTCCTGCGCGGCTCCGCGCTGACCGTGTTGACGGCCCTGCACGACCTGAACCTCGCGGCGCAGGTCTGCGACCGGATCGCCGTGCTCGGCGCGGGATGCCTGGTCGCCGCCGGTGACCCGGCCGAGGTGCTCACCCCGGAGCTGGTGCGCAAGGTGTTCGGCGTGGACGCGGTCGTCGTACCGCATCCGCGCACGGGCCTCCCGCAACTCCTCTACGACCTCGCACCGCCCCCGCCGCTCCCCGGCATCCCCGCAGACATCCCCGCACCGGCTTCCCCGTCCCCGGAAGGACCCCACTCGTGA
- a CDS encoding ABC transporter substrate-binding protein codes for MTRPPFPRALAAGLLATGLLLTGCGAEVESAAGGKPGTGSGKGADTVTVSNCGKNVTYIRPERAIAYDVSGAEKMFALGLADRMRGYVMNKLGDPSIKGSPWREKYAEVDRLGNERITREIVVDAKADWVLAGWNSGFSEERGITPALLDKVGVASYLHTETCWDYGNKSVDTSPLQALYTDLDNLGKIFGVEKRADKLVDELKERVAALKKTWPAKGDPAKVFVYDSGTDQPFTAGRHAAPDDIITAAGGTNVFGDLDKGWTTVGWEPVIKAKPDVIVIVDYADQPAKDKIAYLKKLPSLKSVPAVRNNRFHVMSYGDVVSGPRNVAGAEDLGRYLRSVGR; via the coding sequence GTGACCCGACCCCCGTTCCCCCGAGCCCTCGCCGCCGGGCTCCTGGCCACCGGGCTCCTGCTGACCGGCTGCGGCGCCGAGGTCGAATCGGCGGCGGGCGGCAAGCCCGGCACCGGCTCCGGCAAGGGCGCCGACACCGTCACCGTCTCCAACTGCGGCAAAAACGTCACGTACATCCGCCCGGAGCGCGCGATCGCCTACGACGTGAGCGGCGCGGAGAAGATGTTCGCCCTCGGCCTCGCGGACCGCATGCGCGGCTACGTCATGAACAAGCTCGGCGACCCCTCCATCAAGGGCTCGCCCTGGCGGGAGAAGTACGCCGAGGTCGACCGCCTCGGCAACGAACGCATCACCCGCGAGATCGTCGTCGACGCGAAGGCCGACTGGGTCCTCGCCGGCTGGAACTCCGGCTTCAGCGAGGAACGCGGCATCACCCCCGCCCTCCTTGACAAGGTCGGCGTCGCCAGCTACCTGCACACCGAGACCTGCTGGGACTACGGAAACAAGAGCGTCGACACCTCGCCCCTCCAGGCGCTCTACACGGACCTGGACAACCTCGGGAAGATCTTCGGCGTCGAGAAGCGCGCCGACAAGCTCGTCGACGAACTCAAGGAGCGGGTCGCCGCGCTGAAGAAGACGTGGCCCGCCAAGGGCGACCCGGCCAAGGTGTTCGTCTACGACTCCGGCACCGACCAGCCGTTCACGGCCGGCCGGCACGCCGCACCCGACGACATCATCACCGCCGCCGGCGGCACCAACGTCTTCGGGGACCTCGACAAGGGGTGGACGACGGTGGGCTGGGAGCCGGTCATCAAGGCGAAACCCGACGTCATCGTGATCGTCGACTACGCCGACCAGCCCGCGAAGGACAAGATCGCCTACCTCAAGAAGCTGCCGAGCCTGAAGTCCGTTCCGGCGGTGCGGAAC